One genomic segment of Drosophila melanogaster chromosome 3L includes these proteins:
- the CG43312 gene encoding uncharacterized protein: MAFQQSLTVADGSMQLYCPLVTYTHLELLCDGVYNADLYLKYKDRLTSVNAPYKIFYYDQDGYYFFLVSFNDSPVQSCNATIQLDDELDFFCGVSKSPLIVSGTQFFCHKELMTYVDDLLYECTKPIALRFFNVEWKGEATIHYAAKTESKSGSSRGIPGLEIWLACLVCVFLQRLKLLSSNIFEIQVNYQFASLKQNALVLDVRAALHSS; this comes from the coding sequence ATGGCTTTCCAACAATCTTTAACCGTGGCGGATGGTTCTATGCAACTATACTGCCCCCTGGTTACATACACCCATCTCGAGCTTCTTTGCGACGGAGTCTATAACGCTGACCTATATTTGAAATACAAAGACCGGCTAACTTCCGTAAATGCGCCCTACAAGATCTTCTACTATGACCAGGATGGATATTATTTCTTCCTCGTAAGCTTCAACGACTCTCCAGTGCAAAGTTGTAACGCCACGATCCAGCTGGACGATGAACTCGATTTCTTTTGCGGAGTCAGTAAATCACCTTTAATAGTGTCCGGCACGCAGTTTTTCTGCCACAAGGAACTAATGACCTACGTAGATGACTTGTTATACGAATGCACCAAGCCAATAGCTCTGCGCTTCTTCAATGTTGAGTGGAAGGGAGAGGCTACGATTCATTACGCTGCCAAAACAGAGTCAAAAAGTGGATCTTCTAGGGGAATCCCTGGTTTGGAAATCTGGCTGGCCTGCCTGGTGTGCGTCTTTCTTCAAAGATTGAAACTGCTGTCATCcaatatatttgaaattcaAGTGAACTACCAGTTTGCCAGCTTGAAGCAAAATGCGCTTGTGCTCGATGTTCGTGCTGCTCTACATAGTTCGTAA